TCATGGCTCATGACAGTAATGCTGATGAATATGCTTGCAAGCACTGTTGTTTTGTGATTGTGTACGTTTATGTTTCAACTCATAATAGATTTTGGTTTGCTGCATATCTATTTTGCGAAGTTCTGATTGatattcttgattttttttttctatctttcatgtaaattatttttcattgaaGGTGGATGGAGAATTGCTTGAAAGTGTCATGAGCTCCAGTCAGGAGAATGTATATACTGCTGTTCTGTATTATGCTTCATGGTGTCCTTTCTCTAGCATCTTTCGGTCAAAGTTTTCCACTCTCAGTTCTATGTATCCGCATATTAAACACCTAGTGGTTGAACAATCTTCGGCCGTTCCCAGGTGAGTGACTTTACCTTACGTTGATTCTTTACATCTCCCCCCTCACCCACCAAAAAAAAACTGCTGGTTTCTTATGACATGAACCAATCTTAGAAGAGTGTTGTTCAGATTAGATCATGGCATCTGTGTACTTGTATCCTGGTAATAACGTGGTGTCCAGGCCTACTTGCAAAATGACTAGGTCTAGATCTCTCTTTGCTGCCGTCAGTTATATCCAGTAAAGGTTGTGATAACATAGGATACTATTAGTTAATTCTTATGCATCATATCATGGCCCTTTGTTTGTGACATCAGGTGCATTTTCTTCACTTGTGATTTGGATTGATAGCACTTAACTCCTCTGAAATATTCTTTTGACCCAAATGTATTGAAGGGCTAAAAGTTATTTGTAGGAGTGTGGACATCATTGAATAgtgaaacataatttatgtttaccATACTTAAGCATGCCTTGCATGAGTGCGCGCAAAAGCCTGCACACCTGTGGAAGGTTTATAACATGTTCTCTATATTCAATTCTCTACCCTTTGCATAAGCTTAACTTGCTTGTGCGTTTTGTGCAGTATTTTTTCTAGATATGGGATTCACAGTGTACCCTCGCTACTTATAGTTAATCAGAACATGCGATGGAAGTATCATGGTCGAAGAGATCTCATGTCTCTTGTCAATTTCTACAAAAGAGCTACAGGTATCTCCCCTGGTTTAAACTTGTTTTCTAATTGTTATACGATACTTTTGACCCACTGTTCTGGTAAAACTATCCAGTGTGCTTGCACATTTATGCTTCCCTCTTCTATGTAAATCCAAGTTGCATGAACAATCATAGCCTAGCTGCACCATGGGAAATTGCTAAGTTGAAATACTCATCTCCTGAACTTTGTGATGGCTATTATGGTACATTTAGTCGATATGCTGATGTTAAGTTTTATTCACCATCAAGTCTTCATCATTAGCTTTTTTTTCAGCATGTTATATATTTATCTATAATTGTTGGGTTTCAttggttttttaaaatgttcatttttgtgtGCATAGATATGAGATTAACTTTCTACTGAAACTGTGCATTGCTTTAGATTCATTTACGTGCACCTTCTTCTGTTGATGTGTCAAAAGGGCACAAGGTGGAACCTATGGGTCTTGCAAATATGGGCAAGACTTGATTTCCCTTTTCGCACTGGCCTTGTGTTTGTTTCATCGCTTGGACTCTGTTTTTTATAAACTTATTTTCAGTAATACATGTACAGTTAGTTCTatggtgcaaaatatttctTTCGTGTAAAATATTTCTTTCGAGTTTTGGGGAAAAAATATTGCTCTTCTTCtaatttctattttatttttattttccgaaGGGTTCGATCCAGTAGTGGTAATGTTTGTAGATAACTCATGCAGCCCAGCAAGTAATCAGAATATTTTCAGGCCCTGGAATGAAGGGTCAGTCACGGAAATAATATGGAGGGAATTGTATCTTGTACTTTCTGTAGTATTTGTCCTGTCAAGGGCTATCCTTTATTTCGTTCCAGAGATTGTATCTCGTATTACAGAACTGTGGGTCGCAGGCATTCCTCActtaaatttggaaattttcGGAGAGTCGAGGCAACTTTTAGGGCGTGTGTTCCATTTGATTGATGTGAAGAGAATTTGGAGCGATTTAGAGGCGTGCAAAACTAGGAACTTCCATGAAGGAGCTAGGAATGCTCGGGTTTGGGCGTCGTCCCTGGCATCCGTCTCCTTAGGAGAGACATCTTCTACAAGAATATTTCCTTCAAGAGACTTGTAAACTAGTCTCGTGTACCTTTTACCTTGAATCACGGTAAGGTGGAACATATATTATCAGATTGTAAGAAGTGACCATTAAAGATGTACTTATTTGGGTTCCCTTCTGTTCCTGTTTTTAGTCATTATTTGTCCACTCTCTTATTGTAAGCTTTAGCTCTTACGTCCTTCATCTTATGGAGTATAACCGTAGAAATGTGTGGTATAAAGTCCGAAACACGTCCCTGTCGGTGTGTATTATTCGATAGTACATGTTTAAATTCTGCCTTAGAGGGTTGCAGTTATCCTTCTGTGATGACTTTTTGTATTGTGTTCATGAGGTTGTTAGCTTTTGCCTTGGAAATACATGAATTTGGAAATTACCCAAATCATTTGAGTAGGTTTTGTATAAAAGAATTTATAGTTCAAATTTATCAGAGTATTTCATCTACATGCGATCTTGTTGATTTTGCATGGTGATATAAAAACTTTAAGGCTTCCCTGTTGGCTAAATTTGCAAAACAGGTTACTTGAGCTTCTACAAAATGACAATTCAATTGAATAAAAAACCGTATTTGGATTAatgttttattatatgattctttgaaattatggtatgaATGAGAGACgatttagatttgattgatttagttttttttccttttgtttaATGTTTGAACAAAAAATCAAAAAGATAAAATTCATATAACTTACAACTATTTTTAGTATTGAAATGAGGGACGGTCtgctagttttttttttccatttttttagTTATATTATTTCAATGGTTTATATATGTTAGTGagttttgaaatgatttatgtatggttgatgttttttcaaattatttattttatttataataatttatgtTGAGATTGGATTAGAGTTTAGAGGGGTTAGATAAACtcctgaaatatatttttttgaaatcgaGTTGCTCTTAACAATTTTTAGgcttttaagaaaaattactgAAGGATTAGCTTCATTGGACTATTGAAAGATAAACAAGTGTGAAACAGTTTTGTTTGACtggtaataaattatatatttgaataaaagcAACATTTAACAAGGAACGACTAGATATGCAAAAAGACAATAATGAAGAGTGCGTAAAATAAAAAGATCCATTTTTTATTAATGTTGGGAGATAAATACTCATATGTAGTTCTTTCTTCCATTTAGAAAGAAATATAAGAGAAAGGGTGAGTTTGAAAATTGGATTGATTATCATAATGTTGTCTACTTTGACATGAATGAcatgatgagaaaagaaaagaagG
This window of the Primulina tabacum isolate GXHZ01 chromosome 4, ASM2559414v2, whole genome shotgun sequence genome carries:
- the LOC142543163 gene encoding 5'-adenylylsulfate reductase-like 5, whose protein sequence is MEVPIRKCARVFMCILAASAASFRPASATPAACHPREYKTFIHDLKSQCPFSTPSYLSAIQVDGELLESVMSSSQENVYTAVLYYASWCPFSSIFRSKFSTLSSMYPHIKHLVVEQSSAVPSIFSRYGIHSVPSLLIVNQNMRWKYHGRRDLMSLVNFYKRATGFDPVVVMFVDNSCSPASNQNIFRPWNEGSVTEIIWRELYLVLSVVFVLSRAILYFVPEIVSRITELWVAGIPHLNLEIFGESRQLLGRVFHLIDVKRIWSDLEACKTRNFHEGARNARVWASSLASVSLGETSSTRIFPSRDL